In a genomic window of Candidatus Competibacteraceae bacterium:
- a CDS encoding response regulator: MPVRHVLIVDDSKSARLMLRKMLQGFGLTVDTVDSAEEALSYLRSQRPDAIFMDHTMPGLDGVAAVRQIKREPGTAAIPVTMYTSKDDHAYQEEARAAGAIGVLVKPATPDALGIVLKQMNERFDAAAALAVPMFPPAASPAAPAGEPVPTEQIEKIALEKAELVVYDAIESQVLPLINDVIAKLRRDLEASQEQIGARIAARECEAQLAKWQPPTSDSDIHAAVADAVRSQLPPLLQERFEALQREGRVFLERQAKEITTQVCEGQLQELSERVVQQLNAKVTEATQQVKESVHGALMQTSREVAQQVVAENESANTAGSLVAEHIFKQLLSEAKQATQRRIYQAAAWAAAIGVGAAVLAYGLR, from the coding sequence ATGCCTGTCCGACACGTTCTTATCGTAGATGATTCAAAATCCGCGCGTTTGATGTTGCGCAAGATGTTGCAAGGATTTGGCTTGACCGTCGATACGGTCGATTCCGCTGAAGAGGCGCTGAGCTATCTGCGCAGCCAGCGCCCCGATGCGATTTTCATGGATCACACCATGCCCGGCCTGGATGGGGTGGCCGCCGTCCGGCAGATCAAGCGCGAACCCGGAACCGCGGCGATTCCGGTGACGATGTACACCTCCAAGGACGATCATGCCTATCAGGAAGAAGCCCGGGCGGCCGGCGCCATCGGCGTCCTGGTCAAACCGGCGACGCCGGATGCGTTGGGCATCGTGCTGAAGCAGATGAACGAGCGGTTCGACGCGGCGGCGGCGTTGGCCGTTCCGATGTTTCCGCCGGCTGCTTCGCCCGCCGCGCCGGCCGGCGAGCCGGTGCCGACCGAACAGATCGAAAAGATCGCTCTCGAAAAAGCCGAACTGGTGGTCTACGACGCCATTGAATCCCAGGTACTGCCGCTGATCAACGATGTCATCGCCAAGCTGCGGCGGGATTTGGAAGCTTCTCAAGAGCAGATCGGCGCCCGGATCGCGGCTCGGGAGTGCGAGGCGCAACTTGCCAAATGGCAGCCGCCCACGTCCGATAGCGATATTCACGCCGCGGTTGCGGACGCGGTCCGGTCTCAACTACCGCCGCTGTTACAGGAGCGTTTCGAAGCGTTGCAGCGCGAAGGACGAGTCTTTTTGGAGCGTCAGGCCAAGGAGATAACGACCCAGGTCTGCGAGGGCCAACTACAAGAACTGTCCGAACGGGTGGTGCAGCAGCTCAACGCGAAGGTGACCGAGGCCACCCAACAAGTGAAGGAGTCGGTGCACGGCGCTCTCATGCAAACCTCCCGAGAAGTGGCCCAGCAAGTTGTCGCCGAAAACGAAAGCGCCAACACGGCGGGTAGCCTGGTGGCGGAACATATCTTCAAACAGCTTTTAAGCGAGGCCAAACAGGCCACGCAGCGGCGGATTTATCAAGCCGCGGCTTGGGCGGCGGCGATCGGCGTCGGCGCGGCGGTGCTGGCCTACGGATTGCGGTGA
- a CDS encoding STAS domain-containing protein: MVVTHRTVDGIDVIALAGRLVMADVPQVRQRLLETVERGGGKLILDLAEVGFMDSSGLSVLVSTFKAARLKNGEVVLLHPSPTVRSLIELTRLQQIFSIFDDENMALSRLR, translated from the coding sequence ATGGTTGTGACGCATCGCACGGTCGATGGTATTGATGTTATCGCCTTGGCGGGCCGGCTGGTCATGGCCGATGTGCCGCAGGTTCGCCAGCGTTTGCTCGAAACGGTCGAGCGCGGAGGCGGTAAGCTGATTTTGGATCTGGCCGAAGTGGGTTTCATGGATTCCAGCGGGCTTTCGGTCCTGGTCTCCACCTTCAAGGCGGCCCGCCTCAAGAACGGTGAAGTGGTTTTGTTGCATCCGAGTCCGACCGTGCGCTCCTTGATCGAACTGACCCGCTTGCAGCAAATTTTTTCGATCTTCGACGACGAGAATATGGCCCTGAGCCGGCTCCGTTAG
- a CDS encoding ATP-binding protein has protein sequence MAVTRTISLAIESRPECIELLSSAVNGLCRLTALPAADIAQIELAVVEAVNNAVEHAYHGEPGHAVMVEFRLAPDCFTLLVRDRGDPMEPGKLVAPAAKFNEVDPEAWPLRGRGLAIIKSCMDSVEYHVCDGENTLTMNRLLRDTGSKPA, from the coding sequence ATGGCCGTGACCCGGACGATCAGCCTGGCTATTGAGAGCCGCCCTGAATGTATCGAATTGTTGAGTAGCGCGGTGAACGGGTTGTGTCGCCTGACCGCGTTGCCGGCGGCCGATATCGCCCAGATCGAGCTGGCCGTGGTGGAAGCGGTCAACAACGCGGTCGAACATGCCTATCACGGCGAACCCGGCCACGCGGTGATGGTGGAGTTCCGGCTGGCGCCGGACTGTTTCACCTTGCTGGTGCGCGATCGCGGCGATCCGATGGAACCCGGCAAGCTGGTGGCTCCGGCGGCGAAATTCAATGAAGTCGATCCGGAAGCGTGGCCCCTGCGCGGCCGGGGTTTGGCCATCATCAAGTCTTGCATGGATTCGGTCGAGTATCACGTCTGTGATGGGGAAAATACTCTGACCATGAACCGGCTGCTGCGCGATACGGGGTCGAAGCCTGCTTGA
- a CDS encoding SpoIIE family protein phosphatase, with protein MTPISSNHILVVDDDPAMLRIITAMLRQWRYETSVARDGLEAWDIVRQGHVRLVISDWMMPGLSGPDLCRRIRSTAFDNYIYLILLSGRNDRTSLVQGMDAGADDFIVKPVHPEELRVRVRAGERILRLEEELDERNRRLNQINHTLSEAYSTIRHDLESAAGMQKALLPAPLRLPGITVEWLFHPCSFVAGDIFDYFTLDGRRLSFYQLDVVGHGVPAALLSFTLNRLLSQGAEEKRLRRQEAIQDDELVPQLLVSELNRRFQSGIDPLQYFTMIYGTLDLDSGRVNLTQAGHPKPLVLHRATRRVELVGGGGFPVGMFADVGYETICFELAPGDRLVLYSDGISECANAVGEQFSEARLSVLLEQTCDWPVAAVTERVGQALLEWNGDDNLQDDITLLVLEREHGRDPDDQPGY; from the coding sequence ATGACCCCCATCTCAAGCAACCATATCTTAGTAGTCGATGACGATCCGGCCATGCTGCGGATCATCACGGCGATGCTGCGACAATGGCGCTATGAAACCAGCGTCGCCCGCGATGGCTTGGAAGCCTGGGACATTGTACGGCAAGGCCACGTCCGGTTAGTCATCAGCGACTGGATGATGCCCGGCTTGAGCGGTCCCGACTTGTGTCGGCGCATCCGTTCCACCGCCTTCGACAATTATATCTATCTGATCCTGCTGAGCGGTCGCAACGACCGCACTTCGCTGGTGCAAGGCATGGATGCGGGAGCTGACGATTTTATCGTCAAACCGGTCCATCCCGAGGAGTTGAGGGTGCGGGTTCGCGCCGGCGAACGCATCTTGAGGCTGGAGGAGGAGCTGGACGAGCGCAACCGACGGCTCAATCAGATCAACCACACGCTGTCCGAAGCCTATTCGACCATCCGCCACGACTTGGAATCCGCCGCCGGCATGCAAAAAGCCTTGCTGCCGGCGCCGTTGCGGCTGCCGGGCATCACGGTGGAATGGTTGTTCCATCCCTGCTCGTTCGTGGCGGGCGACATCTTCGATTACTTCACGCTGGACGGACGCCGCTTGAGTTTTTATCAGTTGGATGTCGTCGGCCACGGCGTTCCGGCCGCGCTGCTGTCGTTCACCTTGAACCGCTTGCTGTCGCAGGGGGCTGAGGAAAAGCGCTTGCGCCGGCAAGAGGCCATCCAGGATGACGAGTTGGTCCCGCAACTGCTGGTGAGCGAGCTGAACCGGCGCTTTCAGTCGGGTATCGACCCCTTGCAGTATTTCACCATGATTTACGGCACCCTGGATTTGGACTCCGGGCGGGTGAACCTGACGCAGGCGGGCCATCCGAAACCGCTGGTGCTGCACCGCGCTACCCGCCGGGTCGAACTGGTGGGCGGCGGCGGTTTTCCGGTCGGCATGTTTGCGGATGTCGGATACGAAACCATTTGCTTCGAGCTTGCGCCAGGAGATCGTCTAGTTTTATATTCAGATGGTATTAGCGAGTGCGCTAATGCGGTCGGCGAACAGTTTTCCGAAGCACGCTTGAGCGTGTTGTTGGAACAGACCTGCGATTGGCCAGTCGCCGCGGTTACCGAGCGGGTCGGTCAAGCATTGCTAGAGTGGAATGGCGACGACAACCTTCAGGATGACATCACTTTGCTGGTTTTGGAGCGCGAGCATGGCCGTGACCCGGACGATCAGCCTGGCTATTGA
- a CDS encoding copper-translocating P-type ATPase, with translation MPTAPSDKPLRLAIAGMSCAGCVAAVETALRAVSGVTEAHVNLVERTAQVTGAPRVATLLAAVREAGYEASELRDASDESERDRAERTRYRRLIRNALVAGALAALLMLGEMTGAAPSLATPGGQLFWIAAGVATLGVLLYAGGHFFSGAWRQFRHHNANMDTLIALGTGSAWFYSMLVALFPDSVPTLARHAYFEAAVTIIALINLGSALESRARGKASAAIQRLLGLRPKTARLIEGQQERDVPIDTLASGALIRVRPGEKIPVDGIVTSGQSSVNEAMLTGEALPVVKREGDAVTGGTLNESGSFIFRAIRVGEETVLAHIIASVRQAQNSKPPLGRLADRVAAVFVPAVLIVAVLTALAWFNVGPEPRGGFMLVTTLTVLIIACPCALGLATPISIMVGVGKAAEHGILIRDGEALQRAGQLTAVVLDKTGTVTTGRPTVTRLIALPGFDETELLRLAAGLETGSEHPLGQAIVKAAQERGLSVPAPAAFEAIAGQGASGRAADRSLRVGNRRLLEAAQIDAAPLADQAERLAAAGQTPVFVAIDGWPAGLIAVADPLKPDSVEAIRRLRDLKLRVILLTGDHRATARAIAAEAGIDTVFAEVPPTAKADLIADLQARGEIVGMVGDGINDAPALAKAEVGFAMGTGTDVAIESAGITLVGGSLRGIADAIAISRATVTNIRQNLFGAFLYNTLGIPLAAGVLYPATGLLLDPMLAGAAMALSSFTVVSNANRLRGFQPKGVPA, from the coding sequence ATGCCAACCGCACCCTCCGACAAGCCGCTCCGTCTCGCCATCGCCGGCATGAGTTGCGCCGGTTGTGTCGCCGCCGTGGAAACCGCGTTACGCGCTGTTTCGGGCGTGACCGAGGCCCACGTGAATCTGGTCGAACGCACCGCCCAGGTCACTGGCGCGCCGCGAGTTGCGACGCTGCTCGCGGCGGTGCGCGAGGCCGGTTACGAAGCTAGCGAACTGCGCGATGCCAGCGATGAAAGCGAGCGCGACCGAGCCGAGCGGACCCGTTACCGGCGGCTGATCCGCAACGCGCTGGTCGCGGGCGCGCTCGCCGCGCTGCTGATGCTCGGTGAAATGACCGGCGCAGCGCCGAGTCTGGCGACGCCGGGCGGACAGCTCTTCTGGATCGCGGCCGGCGTGGCGACTTTGGGCGTGCTGCTGTACGCCGGCGGCCATTTTTTCAGCGGCGCCTGGCGGCAATTTCGCCATCATAACGCCAACATGGATACCTTGATCGCGCTGGGCACCGGTTCGGCGTGGTTTTACTCCATGTTGGTCGCGCTGTTTCCCGACAGCGTACCCACTCTGGCCCGACACGCTTATTTCGAGGCGGCGGTCACCATCATCGCTTTGATCAACCTCGGCTCCGCGCTGGAAAGCCGGGCGCGCGGCAAGGCCTCGGCCGCGATCCAGCGCCTGCTGGGCCTGCGCCCGAAAACCGCCCGGCTGATCGAAGGCCAGCAGGAGCGGGATGTCCCTATCGATACGCTCGCCAGCGGCGCCCTGATCCGGGTGCGACCGGGCGAGAAAATTCCCGTGGACGGCATCGTCACCAGCGGGCAATCCAGCGTGAATGAAGCGATGCTCACCGGCGAAGCCTTGCCGGTGGTCAAACGCGAAGGCGATGCGGTCACCGGCGGCACTCTGAACGAATCCGGCAGCTTCATCTTTCGAGCGATCCGGGTCGGCGAGGAGACGGTGCTGGCGCACATTATCGCCAGCGTCCGGCAGGCCCAGAACAGCAAACCGCCGCTGGGCCGGCTGGCCGACCGGGTGGCCGCCGTGTTCGTGCCGGCGGTGCTGATCGTCGCCGTCCTGACCGCGCTGGCCTGGTTCAACGTCGGTCCCGAGCCGCGCGGCGGCTTCATGTTGGTGACGACCTTGACGGTGCTGATCATCGCCTGCCCCTGCGCGCTGGGACTGGCGACGCCGATTTCCATCATGGTCGGCGTCGGCAAGGCCGCCGAACACGGTATCCTGATTCGCGATGGCGAGGCGCTGCAACGCGCCGGCCAACTGACCGCGGTGGTGCTCGATAAAACCGGCACGGTCACCACCGGCCGGCCGACGGTCACCCGGCTGATCGCCCTGCCGGGTTTCGATGAAACCGAACTGCTACGACTGGCGGCCGGTCTGGAGACGGGTTCCGAACACCCGCTAGGGCAGGCGATCGTGAAGGCCGCCCAGGAACGCGGCCTGTCCGTCCCCGCGCCGGCCGCGTTCGAGGCGATTGCCGGCCAGGGCGCGAGCGGTCGCGCGGCCGACCGCTCGCTGCGGGTCGGCAACCGGCGCTTGCTGGAGGCCGCCCAAATCGATGCCGCGCCTCTGGCGGATCAAGCCGAGCGACTGGCCGCCGCCGGCCAAACGCCGGTCTTCGTGGCGATCGACGGCTGGCCGGCCGGCCTCATCGCCGTGGCCGACCCGCTCAAGCCCGATTCGGTCGAAGCCATTCGCCGCCTGCGGGATTTAAAGCTGCGCGTGATCCTGCTGACCGGCGATCACCGCGCGACCGCCCGCGCCATCGCCGCCGAAGCCGGCATCGACACCGTTTTTGCCGAGGTGCCGCCCACCGCCAAGGCGGATCTCATCGCCGACTTGCAAGCGCGGGGCGAGATCGTGGGCATGGTCGGCGACGGCATCAACGACGCGCCGGCCCTGGCCAAGGCCGAGGTCGGTTTCGCGATGGGGACCGGCACTGACGTCGCCATCGAAAGCGCCGGCATCACGCTGGTCGGCGGTTCGCTGCGCGGCATCGCCGACGCCATCGCTATTTCCCGCGCCACCGTCACCAATATCCGGCAGAATTTGTTCGGCGCTTTCCTTTACAATACCTTGGGCATACCGCTTGCGGCAGGCGTCCTGTATCCCGCGACCGGACTGCTGCTCGACCCGATGCTGGCCGGCGCGGCGATGGCGCTGTCGTCCTTTACCGTGGTCAGCAATGCCAACCGATTGCGCGGTTTTCAGCCGAAAGGGGTGCCGGCATGA
- a CDS encoding GAF domain-containing protein encodes MNAMAPDAIAFSSSANDLISQRIYTDRVRLLYAQAPLGVVGSLFVAPLLAFILWNTVPHSILVIWVLFLETTVAIRWALTVAFQRRAAGAEAIERWAERYTWACAASGVGWGGCVVLLALSPSLVEQSFIMLILGGVLMGGVLAMTPVLATCMAYALPLALPSVSWLLLQDDLLRIVMGTTGLLYLLLALGTAHRYHRTLGQYLRLALENLDLAQSCAKAQEQTERTNRRLAEQQAVLQSSVDALREFYRIISTPRRHANSQIQALLAMGCQRFGADTGVLARVEGEGYEIVQLVAPDKQLAPGDRFALDDTCCQETLRARQPVAFEPAFTRFQDRRQPQHFKRQVATYLGAAVQVGDRAFGTLSFSDLRSRPAPFTPVDLELIQLMAQWVGTTLEQDRMTVAAQRQHTLLAHASRLNTLGEMASGLAHEINQPITAIALYTETCLARLRSAQANPNEIRETLEKIAAQSARTNTIIQQVRHFARQSKPQYLSVRIEDLFDDIADFLRLEVHRHRIQFHQNIDAELPLVLADPLQFQQVVLNLIRNAVDAVNQSEGPRIITVFARLAEEVVEIGVKDTGPGVAPDIFNQLLNPFFTTKPDGLGLGLSISQSIVEAHGGRLWATSNQGPGLTLHFTLPVASRAKASERIAADLSLAAN; translated from the coding sequence ATGAACGCCATGGCGCCGGATGCCATCGCGTTCTCCAGCTCCGCGAACGATCTCATTTCCCAGCGCATTTACACCGACCGGGTGCGCTTGTTGTACGCCCAAGCGCCGCTGGGGGTGGTCGGCAGCCTGTTCGTGGCGCCCCTGCTCGCCTTCATCCTCTGGAACACCGTACCGCATTCGATTCTAGTGATTTGGGTGTTGTTCCTGGAGACCACCGTCGCGATCCGCTGGGCGCTGACGGTCGCCTTCCAGCGCCGCGCCGCCGGGGCTGAGGCCATCGAGCGTTGGGCCGAACGCTATACTTGGGCTTGCGCCGCGAGCGGGGTCGGTTGGGGGGGCTGCGTGGTTCTGCTGGCGCTGTCCCCCTCGCTGGTCGAACAAAGTTTCATCATGCTGATCCTCGGCGGCGTCTTGATGGGCGGCGTGCTTGCCATGACGCCGGTATTGGCCACCTGCATGGCCTACGCCCTGCCTCTGGCGCTGCCGTCGGTGTCGTGGCTGCTCCTGCAAGACGATCTGCTGCGCATCGTCATGGGGACGACCGGATTGTTATATCTGTTGCTGGCGTTGGGCACCGCCCACCGCTACCACCGGACGCTCGGCCAGTATTTGAGGTTGGCCCTGGAAAATCTCGATCTCGCCCAATCCTGCGCCAAGGCGCAGGAACAAACCGAGCGCACCAACCGGCGCTTGGCCGAACAACAAGCGGTGCTTCAAAGCAGCGTGGATGCGCTGCGCGAGTTTTACCGCATCATTTCCACGCCGCGCCGCCACGCCAACAGCCAAATCCAAGCGCTGCTGGCGATGGGTTGCCAGCGGTTCGGGGCGGATACCGGAGTGCTGGCGCGCGTGGAGGGTGAAGGCTATGAAATCGTTCAGCTCGTTGCGCCCGACAAGCAACTCGCTCCGGGGGACCGGTTCGCCTTGGACGATACCTGCTGTCAGGAAACCCTGCGCGCGCGGCAGCCCGTGGCGTTCGAACCCGCCTTCACCCGGTTTCAGGACAGGCGGCAGCCCCAGCACTTCAAGCGTCAGGTAGCCACCTATCTCGGCGCCGCCGTGCAGGTCGGCGACCGCGCCTTCGGCACGCTCAGCTTTTCCGACCTTCGGTCCCGGCCGGCTCCGTTTACCCCGGTCGATCTCGAATTGATTCAACTCATGGCGCAGTGGGTGGGCACCACCCTCGAACAAGATCGCATGACCGTCGCCGCCCAACGCCAACACACCTTGCTGGCCCATGCGTCGCGGCTCAATACCCTGGGCGAGATGGCCTCCGGACTGGCGCACGAAATCAACCAGCCCATCACCGCCATCGCCTTGTATACCGAAACGTGCCTGGCCCGGCTGCGAAGCGCGCAAGCCAATCCGAATGAAATCCGAGAAACCCTGGAGAAAATCGCCGCGCAAAGCGCGCGGACCAACACCATCATCCAGCAAGTCCGTCATTTCGCCCGTCAAAGCAAACCGCAATACCTTTCGGTTCGCATCGAGGACCTGTTCGACGACATCGCGGATTTTCTGCGCCTGGAAGTTCACCGCCACCGCATTCAGTTCCATCAGAACATCGATGCGGAGCTGCCGTTGGTATTGGCCGATCCCCTGCAATTTCAACAGGTGGTCCTCAACCTGATTCGCAACGCGGTGGATGCCGTGAACCAGAGTGAAGGCCCACGCATCATCACCGTGTTTGCCCGGCTCGCTGAGGAGGTCGTCGAAATCGGCGTGAAAGACACCGGACCCGGCGTGGCTCCCGATATCTTCAATCAATTGCTGAATCCGTTTTTCACTACCAAGCCCGATGGGCTGGGTTTGGGATTGTCGATCAGCCAATCCATCGTCGAGGCGCATGGCGGCCGGCTGTGGGCGACTTCCAACCAAGGCCCCGGCCTTACCTTGCATTTCACCTTGCCCGTCGCCAGCCGCGCCAAGGCCTCCGAACGGATCGCCGCGGATTTGTCTCTGGCGGCGAACTGA
- a CDS encoding PAS domain-containing protein, which yields MIGLKPPAAPSEDRPWPAQRKALLSDEQRPETGWRRWRPHHLDPATVSLLFTAAGLLWLLVVDPILATGFHGDGPKRLFEQWPNVLATLTGGILLYGLLQARANSAARAQQTQALRLSEFMERMFDGAFIKDRQGRYVLLNPAGVRLASRSLSECLNRDDLALFPADMARKIMEDDRRVIASGELLSREDTFTFQGDTRTFLSTKWPCRDSAGAIVGILGIVRDITVQKQAEQRPQRTRVDLEARVRERTVQLLAINANLERQIAARTQAELALRDSEERFRQLAEHIREVFWVHGIEQERPLYISPAYEDIWGRPIDGLHDRPQDWIEAVHPDDRARVQAAHVAKQHSGHFDEEYRIVRPDGTVRWIWDRGFPILDESGHIYRIAGLAEDITHRKLAEDQLRRQQVELARMSRLSLAVELASNLAHELNQPLAAIVAYTQACLALLHQANTDPRVLTGPLEEVVKQGLRAGEIIRHLRELVDKHPAAQSALDLNALIRSVVHYAQLEVRQAGVVLRLELTDGLPPALADDIQIQLVVLYLIRNALEAISAKNSEPREVILHTARLDAGRVQVTVRDTGQGLSPEVQDRLFQPFFTTKAGGMGLGLSVSRSIVESQGGQLWATSNPEGGASFHFSLPIHASS from the coding sequence TTGATTGGCCTCAAACCCCCAGCGGCGCCCTCCGAAGATCGGCCTTGGCCGGCTCAGCGCAAGGCGTTGCTTTCAGACGAGCAGCGGCCTGAAACCGGCTGGCGGCGCTGGCGTCCCCATCACCTTGATCCGGCCACCGTCAGCCTGCTTTTCACGGCGGCCGGCCTGCTTTGGCTTTTGGTGGTCGATCCGATCCTCGCTACCGGGTTCCACGGTGATGGCCCGAAACGGCTTTTCGAACAATGGCCCAACGTGCTGGCAACCCTCACCGGCGGCATCCTGCTTTATGGACTGCTGCAAGCCCGCGCCAACAGCGCCGCTCGCGCCCAACAGACGCAAGCGCTGCGGCTGAGCGAGTTCATGGAGCGGATGTTCGATGGGGCCTTCATCAAGGACCGCCAGGGCCGCTACGTCCTCCTTAACCCGGCGGGCGTCCGACTCGCGAGCCGCTCCTTGAGCGAGTGCCTGAATCGGGACGATCTCGCCTTGTTCCCGGCCGATATGGCCCGAAAGATCATGGAGGACGATCGGCGCGTGATCGCCAGCGGCGAACTGTTGAGCCGCGAGGACACCTTCACCTTTCAAGGCGATACCCGAACCTTCCTCTCCACCAAATGGCCCTGCCGGGATAGCGCTGGCGCAATCGTCGGCATTCTCGGCATCGTCCGAGACATCACCGTTCAAAAGCAGGCCGAACAGCGCCCGCAACGCACGCGCGTCGACTTGGAAGCGCGCGTGCGGGAGCGCACTGTCCAGCTGCTGGCCATCAATGCAAATCTGGAACGGCAGATCGCCGCCCGCACTCAGGCGGAACTCGCCTTGCGCGACAGCGAGGAGCGCTTCCGCCAGCTGGCCGAACACATCCGGGAGGTGTTCTGGGTCCACGGTATCGAGCAGGAAAGGCCGCTCTACATCAGCCCCGCCTACGAGGACATTTGGGGGCGGCCCATCGACGGCCTGCACGACCGCCCGCAGGATTGGATCGAAGCGGTCCATCCCGACGACCGGGCGCGCGTGCAAGCCGCCCATGTCGCCAAGCAGCACTCGGGACACTTCGATGAAGAATATCGGATCGTCCGCCCCGACGGCACGGTCCGCTGGATTTGGGATCGCGGCTTCCCCATCCTTGACGAAAGCGGCCACATCTACCGCATCGCCGGCTTGGCCGAGGACATCACCCACCGCAAGTTGGCCGAGGATCAATTGCGGCGGCAGCAGGTGGAACTGGCCCGCATGTCGCGGCTCAGCCTGGCGGTCGAACTGGCTTCCAACCTGGCCCACGAACTCAACCAACCGCTGGCGGCCATCGTCGCTTACACGCAGGCGTGTCTAGCCTTGCTGCACCAAGCCAATACCGATCCCCGCGTGCTGACCGGCCCGCTTGAGGAAGTGGTCAAGCAAGGGCTGCGCGCCGGCGAAATCATCCGTCACTTACGCGAGCTGGTTGACAAACATCCGGCCGCCCAGTCCGCGCTCGATCTGAACGCGCTGATTCGCTCCGTCGTCCACTACGCGCAACTGGAAGTCCGTCAGGCCGGCGTCGTGTTGCGCTTGGAATTAACCGACGGCTTGCCGCCGGCCCTGGCCGACGATATCCAGATTCAACTGGTCGTGCTGTATTTGATCCGCAACGCCCTCGAAGCCATCAGCGCGAAGAACAGCGAACCCCGCGAGGTGATCCTGCACACCGCCCGGCTCGATGCTGGCCGGGTGCAAGTCACCGTCCGGGATACAGGACAGGGCTTGAGCCCGGAGGTCCAAGACCGCTTGTTCCAGCCCTTCTTCACCACCAAGGCGGGCGGCATGGGGCTGGGGCTGTCGGTCAGTCGTTCCATCGTCGAATCGCAAGGCGGACAGCTGTGGGCGACTTCCAATCCAGAGGGCGGAGCTTCGTTCCATTTCAGCCTGCCTATCCATGCCTCTTCTTGA
- a CDS encoding response regulator transcription factor yields the protein MSDTPTVFLIDDDRAVRDAVGLLLQASGFAVETFASAAEFLDAGVVHRPGCLVLDVRMPGLSGLDLQKELWAKGHRTPIIFMTGHGDVPMAIRAMKAGAFDFIEKPFQGQTLLARIREALAFDSRQRRRQACRDKAAARLALLSPREREVLERVAEGQYNKVIAAELGISLSTVEIHRKRVMEKLQAESLSDLIRLLALLDERL from the coding sequence ATGTCCGACACGCCCACCGTTTTTCTGATCGATGACGACCGCGCGGTGCGCGATGCCGTCGGCTTGCTGTTGCAAGCCAGCGGGTTCGCCGTCGAGACCTTCGCCAGCGCGGCTGAATTTCTCGACGCGGGCGTCGTCCACCGGCCGGGCTGCCTGGTGCTGGACGTGCGGATGCCCGGTCTCAGCGGCTTGGATTTGCAGAAAGAATTGTGGGCCAAAGGCCACCGCACCCCGATCATCTTCATGACCGGCCACGGCGATGTTCCGATGGCGATTCGGGCCATGAAAGCCGGCGCTTTCGATTTTATCGAGAAACCCTTCCAGGGCCAGACGCTGCTCGCCCGCATCCGCGAAGCGCTGGCTTTCGACTCCCGGCAACGCCGCCGGCAGGCGTGTCGCGATAAGGCGGCCGCGCGGCTGGCGCTGCTGTCGCCCCGCGAGCGGGAAGTGCTGGAGCGGGTGGCGGAGGGGCAGTACAACAAAGTCATCGCCGCCGAACTCGGCATCAGCCTTTCCACCGTGGAAATCCACCGCAAGCGAGTCATGGAAAAACTGCAAGCCGAGTCGCTGTCGGACTTGATTCGCTTGCTGGCCTTGTTGGATGAGCGGCTCTGA
- a CDS encoding enoyl-CoA hydratase/isomerase family protein has product MHTQDIVTEQQEHVVLARVHRPAKKNALTRAMYAALTALLAEAGRDPATHVVVVTGSEDSFSSGNDIADFLAAPPTDEESPVFQFLMALQRFEKPLIAAVNGMAVGIGVTLLLHCDLVYARAGAVLRMPFVNLGLCPEAGSSWLLPRRIGHARAAELLLLGDAFNAERALEWGLINGIGADAEATLELALAQARRLAALPARAVRLTKALLKQPDAERVKDSIALESRYFIELLGSPEARAALLTFAQRR; this is encoded by the coding sequence ATGCACACCCAAGACATTGTGACGGAGCAGCAGGAGCATGTCGTGTTGGCGCGCGTCCACCGACCCGCCAAAAAGAACGCCTTGACCCGCGCCATGTACGCGGCGCTGACGGCGCTACTGGCTGAGGCTGGCCGCGATCCGGCGACCCATGTGGTGGTGGTGACCGGCAGCGAGGACAGCTTCAGCAGCGGTAACGATATCGCCGATTTTTTGGCGGCGCCACCTACCGACGAAGAGAGTCCGGTATTCCAGTTTCTGATGGCGCTACAGCGCTTTGAAAAGCCGCTGATCGCCGCCGTCAACGGGATGGCGGTCGGTATTGGCGTGACTTTGCTGCTGCATTGTGATCTGGTGTACGCGCGGGCTGGAGCGGTCTTGCGCATGCCCTTCGTCAATCTCGGCTTGTGCCCCGAGGCAGGTTCCAGTTGGCTGTTGCCGCGGCGGATCGGCCACGCCCGCGCCGCGGAGCTGTTGCTGCTCGGCGATGCGTTCAATGCGGAGCGCGCTTTGGAATGGGGTCTGATCAACGGGATCGGGGCCGATGCCGAGGCGACCCTGGAGTTGGCGCTGGCGCAAGCGCGGCGCTTGGCGGCGCTGCCGGCGCGGGCGGTGCGGCTGACCAAGGCCTTGCTGAAACAGCCCGACGCGGAGCGGGTGAAAGACAGCATCGCGTTGGAAAGCCGGTACTTCATCGAGCTATTGGGTTCGCCCGAAGCGCGGGCGGCCCTGCTCACCTTCGCGCAACGTCGGTAA